DNA from Gambusia affinis linkage group LG06, SWU_Gaff_1.0, whole genome shotgun sequence:
GACTGCATCATGAATTTTGGATCCACCCCCTTTTGATGTGattcccctaaataaaatccaatgcaacCAGAAGTAAAGCGATTAGTAAAGAGATTTGGagatggcagcatcattctgtgaggttttttttcccctccaatgGTACTGATGGGAAGACAGCTGGGCAATTCtagaaaaacagtttgagatTGGGGCAAAGGGTAACTGTCATGTAATAAAACAACCCTAAACAAACAGTCAGGAAGCACTTAGATCGAATTATATTCAGTCAAATGAGGACTTCAATAAAACTActgttcaacaaaaaaatgttatcgAAAAGTCACTTGCAGCTGTAACAAAAGGCAATGCTATGGTGTATTGATTGTGGGGTGAGGGTGTATTCTTGGATCACATTTTTAGGGGACAAAATGTGTagctaaatacttttttgcagcactgaataacagaaaaaaagtaaacgCAAGTAGAAAGGCAGCATGGCTAGAAATACTGCAATGCCTACGGGTGTCATGTGTGTCAAAGCTAAGAGAGTGTAACTATTAATTAGAAATCAGTACCCAGGGGCCCTGAAGCCCACAGCCAACAGGAAGCATTGCCTTGTGGGTAACCACTAATCTATCTGCACATAAGTGACATGGCTAACAACGTATCGCTGTAGTGCTGTGATTTGAcggaaacctttttttttccctcccccctCAAAAAACTATTCTAAGACTCAAAGGTAAACAACCACCCTTCTGCTGCTGTCCTACGTTTGACCCGAAACGTCCCACCTGATCCAGAGAGGCGGGGAAGACGTCAATTGTTGGCCTGTCAGAGCAGACAGGACACCACAGGTGGCCTCTTAGACGAACAACACGCTCACAGAGGGAACACGTGTGGCGGTCTTGCAGAGACTCGCCATGCTACAAAGACGCAACTCCCGCCATATACACAAAAAGTGTCAACTCTGCCCgatattgaagtttgttttgattttttttttttgttgccttatgaaaatgtttgtgattcGATTATGAAAGCTTGAAATTAAGTGCACTAGCAAGTCTTGTGTAGACATCACCGAAGCTAAATATACTTCACACGCGTACTGCACGTTGTTAATTGTGCAGGATGTAACCAGCGGGCAAACTAACTGGCATGTTGAGAGCTCTTCAAGCATGCTGGCAACAAAAGCCAGAGGCCTGTGGGTGTTAAAATGTAAGCtaggtcattttttttccagcaccACACTGCAGTGTTCCCCTTCATTCCTCCAGCTCAGGACACTGTGCTAATTGTACCTGTGAAGCCAGATCATGTGCTGCAAATACTTACATGCAAACCCAGTTATAATGGCCTGTTGGACATGGCGGTGGCCCGTTTCTCATTTCTCTTCTCGGTTTCTCTTCCGTGTGCCCATAAAAGAAGCGAGCGCTGCCAGTTTGCTATTGTTCATCCATATTTTATCAGGCCCCTATTTATAAACTACATAGGTTTGAGTCAGGGGGCAAACAGAGTGGAGGAGTGCCACagtaaaagaaactaaatgttgtTAGGATTATTTTCCCCACATTTTGTTATAAGCAGAAACAGTTCAAAGAAGACAAGAGGCATGTCTCAATGTAAGTGTAAGATAAAGCCGTAAAGAAAGCAGAGCAGTTGCTGTTCCAACTGCTCACAAGAGCAGTTTTAGACTAAAGCAAAATCCTTCATCTATGCAGGAGAGAAACATTTATCTTGTGCAACTTGGCAGCTGAACAACTGGGACCACCGTGGGACTCATGGTTTGCTCACGGGCATTTTTCTGCCACTGACTCACACGTTCACATAGTTTGTCCGAGCCACTTTTACACATGCAGATCAATGACCTTTATAGTTGTAGGCCTACACGTCCAACTTATAAAGGCAGGCCCTGCGCTCGCATTAGTAAGCTGCAGATCATTGCCTATCGACAAAATCTTTTCCCCCGCACCAGTGAGTCATTTATTTGTGCGCCAGTTCAAAGGGCGGGCTTTACTTTGAGTGCCACCAccgcacacacagacatacatcTTACTGTAGATCGGGAATAACATGTGAGGAAAGGAGCcgcttttgttaaaaaataataataataatcgtCCTGATCAAtcattttaccaaaaaaaaaacagcttgaagTGTCGTAATTCACTGTTCATCAAATAACCATTATTTCCTAATTAACTGGTATCTAAGAATAAGAgagaaatagttttaaaacacATTGTTCCCACAACTCCAAATCCTTCAACTGAAATGTCAGAGTGTCAGTGACCACTGCGGGTTTTATGGAGACTCCAATTTGTTGTTGCGTTCTGGTGGTGAGTAAAGAGCGCAATCACACTTAAACCATTTAGCCATCTGGAAATATGTCCaggcacaaaataaataagtaaataaatatcacAGCCTGTAATGGTGTGGATGGGAAGGGGGCATGAGATGGTAACGGGTATCCTACAGCTTGACATGCTCTAAGTGATATGTCAGTGAATGAAGACTCCTACTGTTTTGCTCTCACTTAAATGACAAATTCAGTTGCTTTGACATAGATTTGGTCAGCCACGGGATGGGATGCAAAGAAATACCACCTATTAAAACTGTTgtggacaaaaatacaaaacagacaGACATGCTGTGGAGTGTCACCCATCACCCTTACTAAGGTAACTACAGATAGTAAGCTACAAGCAGCATGTTTGTTAAGCTGCTAACTGCAGACTGGCTCCCCaagcagatagcctgactaattaaGCAGCTAATTTTAGCTGTGCTACTATATAAAGAACAGgacagcaaaaacataaaatatgtactgtttgaaaatattttcctaagTCTATACATTTGAATTCCAATAATTATTACTTCTGTAATAATCAACATGTTACAATATTGTATACTCAGCAGCATTAGAGACaagtgctgtttttctgtttcaaatacaaaaacaaatttgatcaTATTATCCTTGTTTTTAGAGTTTCAATAacctgatctttttttttttaatcaaggtCATCATTTAATACAGTGAGAATCTCACAATATCTATATTCACCttcaaaacacaatatttaaacCACGAAACTATTCTGCATTTTAATTAAGTTCTCAAATAGGTAAGGGCATGATCTCTTTAGTCAAATACGAATTACTCAATAATTCAGTGATTTTACCTCAAAGCTGCATGTCAATGACCTCCTAACCACAACAGAGAAACCACACgagaatttgtttaaaaatcagataatgGGCTCTTGCTTCAGTTTCGCATGAATGTCAAAATATAGTCTATTTAAAGAGCTGTGGGTAGGACATGTCTTTGAAAAAGACATCAAAGTAATGAAAGACGACAATCAAACGTGAACTATTTACGTCGATTTAAcggcttgtttttgtttgccaaCATACATTTAACGAGCATGAATTAATGTGAGATGAAAACCTTGTTTGTTTCGCTTGTGGAGAAGAGTGGTAACTGCTTTCCTTATTGCGAACATTAAGTAGTACACTTCCTTTTATTGTACAGTAATAATGCATCCTTGTCGGTGCAATATGTTAGCCCATTAGCATGCCGTCTCTTTGACACTGATTTTAGGGCACATGAACACctacaaaacaaagcaaaaaaatgcGGTGATGTtttcttgcttgtttgttttgcttgtttttcatcCTGAGCCTGTTTCGGTGTAAAATCAACAAACACATGctttatgtaaataaacaaaattacccTGAGTTCGTCCCTCTCAGCCTCCCAGCGGTATTTCTCGGCCTGGAAGCGTCCCCACTCGTACTGGATGAAGTGCAGGATCCCGGGAAGCGTCATACCCGAGTCCCCGTCCTGCGCCTCTCGAGGTAGGAACGACCCGGGGATGGCCCCGGCTGCCGCTGCCATTGGCCCGACTCCGGCACCCGATGTCGTCTGGCCCGGTCCTGCTTTGGGCCCGTTAGGGTTGCGCCCCGCTCCGCTAGTACCACTGCCTCCGCCGCCACCGCCTCCGGAGTTCGGGTTTAGTCCTCCGCCGGATCTGTCCGCCTCCATTTCACCGTTCAATCTTTCGCCAGGATAATTATTTGGAAACAAGCAGGCTGtatacacaaaataatttccaaaacacTACCCCGAACCCTTTACCGAACCCAGCTGTTCTCTACAAGCTGCCCTCTATTCTTCCCTTTCTCAAACGACAGTGAGTCGAATTACTATTCAGTTGGTAAAATACTACACTTCCGCTTTCAaactttcagaataaaacataaCCCCGACACTGTTCAGAACAGCTCTTTTCTGTAGGGGGCACGTTTAACAGATACAAGtgtacatatttttcaaaaacatgtaaacaaatgtacACCAGAACATAactattttatacaatatttccaaaacaaacGTTCTCCATTTGCTTGCGAGCTTTATTTTGTGTAACCTCTTCCCCGTGTTTGCTGTCGGAAGGGTTCTGCAATTGTGTGACAAATAACGGGACTCTTTTCTCTGATATACAATGAGGAGCTCGCCAGTGGGAGTTCATTTCCTGCCATTTTGTGATCAGAACCGTTTTGACACAGCAAAGCCCCATAAAACCACCCAAACTTTACTTCCGGTTTCTCCATCTCACATATAAATCTTGGTTTTCCTTAAATGTTTGCTATATTTACAGTTTCAAACACTCAGGTTGGATCGGTAGTTCTTAAACTTTGTCATGACAAGAACCACTTGACTAGCAAATGAAGGTCACAGTATAGCCacttcccaaaaaaaaaaaaaaaaaaaaaaaaaaaacctagactGTAGCATTGCATACAAGTATGTCTTGAGTAGATTATAGAACATTATTTGATTGCTCCTCAAAGTGGTTCTGGGTAAATGTGTGCTTTTTTGCGTACACATTGCAATTTCAACTCTTCCTACATCAGACCTGCAAATAAGCTATTTTGTATTTGCAATCCATCgattagtgggttttttttgtctttgtttttgttcagtacTTTCATAACTATGGAGATAAATTGTAATGAAATGATCAAATCTTATGagtaatttttaaattgcattttatattCTGTAATCTTTGTCTCGCAACCTACTaccatttgttttggttcagaTTCTTTTATACGCAAGTATAAAATATCTCAGATTATAACCCcatatataaaatgtaatatatataattaattcTTAGTGAGCTTACAGCACATCAAGTAGAATACAGAGAATCCAACTTGCCTTTATAATACACTATCTcatcagcatttttttcataaagttatCAAAGCTAATTACCTTGATTCCATCCACTTAAAATATAGCTTTCcattgtcagtttttgttttttctattttgttgaaGAACATTATTTGATTAAGGCACACAGACTTATGATGTGTCCAATTCTACAAGTTAATGCCACCACAGATGCACTTGCAGTACAGGCTATATTATTACAATCATTCCAATCAACATTAGgaagaaaaaattaactttactaagcagccaaaaaaaaaaaaaaaaaaaaattgggtaCCAACCAGAGTAGTCTGAATCAAGACTGCATGCAGTGTATCTGCTCTGGCACATAAATATTCAATGTGATTTGAGCATTTAGCTTCTTGCTCGttttaaaaataccaaatatGCGTAGAACCcaataaaatggtaaaacaaaaaataaaaaattgtccCAGACAGAGTTCAGACAATAGGTGATGTCTTTGTTCCAGCTTGTTCCATTGGATGTAATAAATTATCTGGCTCAAATACACAATGTTGAACCCTTTTCAATTTAACCATAAGTTCTTCTGAGAGTTTGCCTAAATCTGTTCAAAGTTACTCACAACACCCATTATCTTGTTTACTAATGTCAGCTGAATACTTCTACTATAGTGCCTCTTGTAAAGTaatcaactaaataaatttgctttttctaaaatttaGCGATTTGTGACATTGGTAGTGAAATCAATGTCTTATTTATCAGATATATGGTCAATGTACATTTGCAAGCAACAAATGCACAACGAACTGAATTAGAAAGCTAAGAAAGTACTtatctcaaataaaaatacccACAAAAGTACTTCCTGACTGAAaatttgggggatttttttaaacgtaaataccaaataaataaaaatagcccAATAAAGTGATAGAAAAGGTAATTATATGATACGTTTATTCTGAAGGACGATGACAGGAAGCGCCCTGGTTGCTCCGAGCAACAACGGCAAAAGGTATACTAGCATAATGCTAAAGTCGTTTGGTGAGGTTCCTTGCATGGATGATTGTAAAGCATTAATTACATGAATGCCTGGGCAATGTTGCAGGTTTCTATTTTCAGTAATGAGAACCCAGTTTCCTCCGCCGTTGTAAATAATGctgacttgtgtttttgttcgcTGCTTCCCGTTGAGGCACCTTAGCTAATGCTCACCAAagctgtctgaaaaaaaatacaccatagtgatattaatattatggtaaaaaataatgtaaatactGGAATTTCGAATTACGAATGCATGCTGGGGTTTCCCTGGATTGCTCAAAAGAATGTCTTACAGTATGATACATATTCAAATAAAGGTGAGtattgctgaaatatttttttgataacTTGTTCTTGTTGTGcgtttattatttaatcaatcAACTTATCTGTTTTACCAAAGAAAAGCTTGTATTGACGAGGCGGGTGTGGATTTGGGGTGGGAAGTTGGGTaggatttgatttgatttgatttaataatcACAGTATTTTAGTATATTCTATGAATAAAGagtttttgtccttaaaatacactatattttgataaatgtttacTAGGGGAAAGCTGTAGcattataaaaaacattttattcctatttcagattttacaattcagaaaaaaacaaaactagcaaAAAGATGATGcatgtgttttctctgttgttttttgtgggACCAATGTAAAagaattgttgttgttttactgaatgtgaaaaaaagtagattaaataaaaaattgatacttttttctgtttttgttgtggaTTTTTAATGCATGAAAAGcctgcatttgtattttaattatatttgaaaatatcagtTAGTTCATTAGAATTTTTAGTCAAAGCTCAGATCCATTGTGAAAAATCAAAACGGTCACTATGAAATTAaagaagttaaatattattttgcaaaatacattatATTTGTACAACCAACAATTTTAGGgactattttatcttttaaatttactgtagggttagggttattttagtttcaatctaaaatcataaaaaatgttcaagatacatttaatgcatttttgcCTACACAACCAGAGAGTAATATagcatttctttgtctttttatgcttttagttTGTCTCCAGCTGCCGAACACATGGAGAGCCAAAATCCACCACTGGATGCCTTCATTGAAACTTGAATTCGTCCTTCAACAAACGCTAAAAAGTATTATTTGCCATGCGCATCAGTTTGTGCCAGGGTCTGTTAACGGGTGCCATCATCCTCAACCTCCTCATACTTTATTATGTATCTCGAGCCCAACAGCAGATGATGGAGAAAAGGAAGGAGCTTGGTAGAGGCTCGAGGAGAGCTGCCCGGCCGGCTTCCCTTCTGGGGGGAGCGCTAGGGGTCATTGGAGGTGAGCATGCAGGAATGGCAGCGGAGGGCCATGGCCGAAGCCCACGTGTGTCTGTTCTCCTTCGGGAATTTGAAAACTTTGAGAATTACGTTGGGGATGTGGCTAACTCCTTCCTTCGTCAACGTCCAGAGCTTCCCTTTGTGGCTGTGGCCGACACATTTCCGTATCCTCCCCTTGTACTTCCAGAGGGCGCCCGTCTTTTGGTGCTCTCTCCTAGCCCCGACCAGCCACCACAAGCTCACAGGCCGGAGTTTCACTTGCAGACAGAGTTTGTCCTTTTGATACCCGACGGCGTGGAGCTGGAGCAGCCAAGAGTTTTTGAGAGACTCATTAAAGAGTTGGAAGGTGAAGGTGGGGGGCCTGTGAGGCTGGTAGCGGTGCCCGTTTTAACACGATCTGCGGTGCAGTGCCTCCACTTGCGCGTCAACCTCAAAGAGTGGACTGCCACCTACTCGCCGGCCGCTTCAGGAAGCAGTGGAAGTGTGTGTACGGCTTTACAAGGCGACGCTGTTGTCTTGATTCGCACTGAGGACCTTTTCAACTTGTCTGTACCTCTGGGACGCCCTCTCTTTCCTGCCCTTTTTGTTCAGACCACCTTAAGGGGCTGGAAGGTGAAACTCCTGGAGAGCCCTTGTTTCTCGGCAAACCACCGGCCACTGTTCAGCTCTGCTCACAATCAGTGGAAGGCTGACACCCGACTGAAGGAGGCAACAAGGAAACTCATGAGGAGCTTCGGTCTGAAGCGCCTCCTTCTCCCTGAGGGAAAGGAACAGTGGTTTGGTTGCACTAAAGAGACTCCCCGCTGCTTTGGCACCGTGCAGGATGACACGCCAGACTACCTCTATCTGGATCGCTGGACGCCTCCATGCTGTCTGAGAGCACTGAGAGAAACCACCAAATACGTCATTAATATCCTGGAGAGCTCCGGTGTGCGTTACTGGCTGGAGGGAGGCTCTCTTCTAGGTGCCGTCCGCCATCAAGACATCATACCCTGGGACTACGACGTGGACCTGGGTATCTACCTGGAAGACGTGCCCAACTGCGACCACCTGAAGAACCTGGACTCGGGCTCTCTAGTGGATGCTAATGGCTACGTGTGGGAGCGGGCAGTGGAGGGAGACTTTTACAGAGTGCAGTACAGCGAGGCCAACCACCTGCACGTGGATCTGTGGCCTTTCTACCCGCGCAACGGCATCATGACGAAAGACACGTGGACAGAGCACAAACAGGACGTGGAGTTCCCAGAGCACTTCCTGCAGCCGCTGGTGCCCATGCCCTTTGCTGGCATCACAGCCTACGGCCCCAACAACCAAAGGGCCTTCCTGGAGCTTAAGTTCGGAGAAGGGGTGATTGAGAATCCTCAGTACCCCAACCCTATGAAAAAAAGGCTGGACAGAAGCAAATTATGAGCGACAGTAGGTGCTCTCAAGCCGTTTGTGTtgcattgtatttatttactgaaaaaaaatatatacctcaaaaatgttttgttgaaagaTGCCTGAGGAGTATGCACTGCTAAAATGATTACTTTTACTAGCTGCCAACATGTCAAAGCTGCTCAAACTTTTCTAGTATTTGTTCAAATGTTAAGCTTGacgttaaaaaaacattattagaaaTTTAAAAGTGATGTGCTTTTTTCAagagaaacactttttaaaagactGCTAGTCCACTGACCCTAGCCCTAAACAATCAACAACTGGTTTGCTCTCTAGTTGACTGAATGTATTGTACTGTATAAATGTTACAGGTGGattatttaaaattctgaaCGTGTTTTAGGTTTAAAGTTGTAGCTATTTCCAACAGGTTCCTATAAATGTGCCCTGTCTGTCTTTACCTTCCTTCacaattcacacaaaaaagccAGAGTTTGTATCTATTGCACAAGAAATTAATTCTTCTACCAATTATTGCATCCAATCGGCCCTTTGCGTTTCCTTTATTGCTCCCTTTTGTGGGTTTCCTTGTCCTGTAAATGATTGTTTGAGCAGATTGATGCAATGTAGATCCAAACACCTTCACGAAAGATGAGGAAACAAAGGGCCTCTGTTCTCAGATGTTTCAAAATTATTACTGTCGCATAGTGGATCAAGAACAGTTGGATTGAACTAGACTCAAAGCTAGCACAAGTCAAGCAGAAATTATCTGTAAAGTATAAACATCCACAGTTTACATAATTTTGCATCTCCATGTTTGGccttttttgtatttccttgTCTTTTAATAATGGGTTTGGGTCAATTTACATTTCTTGTGAGCAGTTTTGCTTAATTTTGCATTCTGTTTTCGTGTTTTGTTGATGTTCCATGCAATGTTTTTGACTGTGTTTCAAATGAAAAGATCGAAGCTTGACTATCTTCAATTAGGAACAAAAAGAATGTGGAATataaaaagctgcatttcaaACTACTATGTTAAAAGTGTATATAATTTTAAGCTGTTTAGGCAAAGATAAACTTAATTGTACACTCAGAGAATTTGCTTCTTTGAATCTAAATATTACGTGTGAATATACTTtgatctaaatatttacattttctcccactttgcaccactttgtgttgcatttattcatttcatttgtatCATGGGtgcaaataattttgcaagatACTCAATAActatatataaatgtgtttttgtcattatgttttattcctttatggggggttttttaaacttttttattaatctgtttattGCAAACTCATATCTTTAGCTGTTTTAGGtcttgagtaaaataaatatttgcggTAAAATTGTGGGGCAATCTTGACTTTCAGGTCTGATGCGATGAGCAAGCTTCTATTTTGTGAAATGAGTTCTCCATCACTGCAAGATTTGTATGccgtaataaataaatgacaccTCTAGccttaatataaaatataatggAATCAAGTGTGAAATACATCAGTTCAAAAGATTATTCAAAAAAGCACTTTCAAGTTTGAAGTCACAGCAGTGCATGTTTATCCATTTCATACTCACACATTTCTGCAGAACTAACACCAGTCCTTCCTGTAATACAGTTTCACTCATGAACTgcaaacatatatttttgtttacattttaatgttttgttaacGCAGAACCTCCACTGCTTCTTCATGAACACTAGATGGCGCAACACGTTTGAAAGAGAGACCGTAGCTGGAGTCTGTTTCTGACTCTTCAAACAGGAACGTGGCTTTACGGGACTGGTTTGTGGCCGCTCGTCACGAACCAGTCTGACAGTAACACATTTTGATCCCACGCAGAGAGTGCCGCCTTTCACTCAAATTCTTCCTAGAAACGTGTTTACACTTTTCATGTGTAGGAAGGATTCCGCTCAGGTGGGTGTGGTTTCCTTGTCACATATGTAAGATTGCTCAAAGTTTTTCATATTATTCTGATGAATCATTCATTCCTTACGAACATAATTAGGTAGAGGCTCAGATAAACAGCACAGCATGTATATTACATGTATTTAGTCAACTTTgacaggactttttttttttttcccaaaaaattttcccaatttaaataaatgctttatcATCCATTATGTTTTTCTATATGAAGTTGCATTCAACAGATTGAAAAATTACTGGGGTCTTTTTCACTATAATACAATATTAGCAGGTAGGAGGGAGtacatttttctacataaatATTGCgggatattttttaaatataaattaatcaaacatttatcaaaacagatcatatttgctgaaaatgaaacaacaaaaaacacggGATGGCGAGTGACGggtttgttttaacttttacttcCTTCATTAGAAGTTCTTTTCTAAACCTTTTGATgtctaaaattaatttctgttaaaTAGGTTTGGCAAAACCAACGAAATGCTTTTTGACTTTCCTCTCAGCAAATTAAATCTAATATgctgaaaagtatttatttattttgatttttgagGAAGATGAAACAACAGAAAGTAGATTAATTTACCATTAGCTTAATGTTTAAGCTAACGTTTTTGATTTTTAGACGTTCACAAAACAGTTTATATTTAGACAATGCCACTAAAACGCCTGAAAATCAGTATAGTCCATGtatattgcaaaaaatattctgtaacaGGTAAATGCATGATGTACACTAACTTACTTCTCTTTTTGCATCCCTGATGTCattattttgtctaaaatgcacaaaagcagaataaaaatgaacatttatatttaaatataaatgttatttttgatcaaatgtttagGGAGTGAAAAGCTCACTTTCGGGGAAGCTCTAGTTCAGATCCAACTTTGCAAGCCAAACCTGTATGGGCAACTTCCTTT
Protein-coding regions in this window:
- the LOC122833235 gene encoding fukutin-related protein, whose protein sequence is MRISLCQGLLTGAIILNLLILYYVSRAQQQMMEKRKELGRGSRRAARPASLLGGALGVIGGEHAGMAAEGHGRSPRVSVLLREFENFENYVGDVANSFLRQRPELPFVAVADTFPYPPLVLPEGARLLVLSPSPDQPPQAHRPEFHLQTEFVLLIPDGVELEQPRVFERLIKELEGEGGGPVRLVAVPVLTRSAVQCLHLRVNLKEWTATYSPAASGSSGSVCTALQGDAVVLIRTEDLFNLSVPLGRPLFPALFVQTTLRGWKVKLLESPCFSANHRPLFSSAHNQWKADTRLKEATRKLMRSFGLKRLLLPEGKEQWFGCTKETPRCFGTVQDDTPDYLYLDRWTPPCCLRALRETTKYVINILESSGVRYWLEGGSLLGAVRHQDIIPWDYDVDLGIYLEDVPNCDHLKNLDSGSLVDANGYVWERAVEGDFYRVQYSEANHLHVDLWPFYPRNGIMTKDTWTEHKQDVEFPEHFLQPLVPMPFAGITAYGPNNQRAFLELKFGEGVIENPQYPNPMKKRLDRSKL